One part of the Glycine soja cultivar W05 chromosome 11, ASM419377v2, whole genome shotgun sequence genome encodes these proteins:
- the LOC114375199 gene encoding UDP-glycosyltransferase 79B30-like encodes MRQNMSESDLMQPPEGYPVSSVKLHAHEVKFLASKRDWEFGSGVLFYHRLNKGLIFSDAVGFKGCREIEGPYVEYLAEQFGKPVLLSGPFIPEPPNTVFEGKWGSWLERFKLGSVVFCVLGTEWKLPHDQFQGLLLGLELTGLPFLAVLKVPIGFETIEAALPEGFKERVEGRGIVHSGWIQQQLILEHPSVGCFITHCGAGSLTEALVNKCQIVLLPQVDADHILNARTMATNKVGVEVEKGEEDGLFTKESVCKAVKIVMDDENELGREIKTNHSKVRKFLLNHKLESTCVDSFCQQLRHLLMISKFQETQLRLSYF; translated from the coding sequence ATGCGCCAAAACATGTCTGAAAGTGATCTTATGCAACCCCCTGAAGGGTACCCTGTGTCTTCCGTCAAGCTTCATGCACATGAAGTCAAGTTTCTTGCTTCTAAAAGGGATTGGGAGTTTGGAAGCGGTGTTCTCTTCTACCACCGTCTCAACAAGGGTTTGATCTTTTCAGACGCTGTTGGGTTCAAAGGTTGCCGAGAAATTGAAGGGCCTTATGTTGAGTATCTTGCAGAACAGTTTGGGAAGCCTGTTTTGCTTTCAGGACCTTTCATACCTGAGCCACCCAACACTGTTTTTGAGGGAAAATGGGGTTCATGGCTTGAAAGGTTCAAGCTTGGTTCTGTGGTTTTCTGTGTACTTGGGACTGAATGGAAGTTACCACATGATCAATTCCAAGGACTATTGTTGGGTCTTGAACTTACAGGGCTTCCTTTTTTGGCTGTTCTAAAAGTTCCAATTGGGTTTGAGACAATTGAAGCTGCTCTACCAGAAGGGTTCAAAGAAAGAGTTGAAGGGAGAGGAATTGTCCACAGTGGATGGATACAACAACAATTGATTTTGGAACACCCTTCAGTAGGCTGCTTCATTACGCATTGTGGTGCTGGTTCATTAACCGAGGCACTAGTAAATAAGTGTCAGATAGTGTTGCTGCCGCAGGTAGATGCTGATCATATCCTTAATGCAAGGACTATGGCTACAAATAAGGTTGGGGTGGAAGTGGAGAAGGGTGAAGAAGACGGGTTGTTCACAAAGGAGAGTGTGTGCAAAGCTGTGAAAATTGTGATGGATGATGAGAATGAGCTTGGGAGAGAGATAAAGACTAATCATAGTAAAGTGAGGAAGTTCTTACTGAACCACAAGTTGGAGTCTACCTGTGTTGATAGCTTTTGCCAGCAGCTTCGACATTTACTCATGATTTCCAAGTTTCAAGAAACTCAACTGAGATTATCATATTTCTAG
- the LOC114375268 gene encoding rDNA transcriptional regulator pol5-like: MGSSSKKRNSASEEQTLAADEYPKMLNKKQKNTTTDDDSQQQQPSVKPMERKKKRKALDKGRRRTASQPDPKPVPPSTDSPSTSGGSAMPEFHIGVFKDLAAASKSAREAAAKQMVTELKAVQNAYDSREKESGEGGLKLEAEKDDGLDNCAPSVRYAVRRLIRGVSSSRECARQGFALGLTILAGTVHNINVASFLKLVVNLLEVTSSMKGQEAKDCLLGRLFAYGALARSGRLIQEWNMDKSTPYLREFISVLISLANKKRYLQEPAVSIILDLVEKLPVEALMNHVLEAPGLKEWFEAAIEVGNPDALFLALKVREKISIDSSVFGKLLPNPFSSSQLFSADHLSSLSNCLKESTFCQPRVHSVWPVLINILLPNTILQLEDAASASNSLKKHKKSRKSSSSDEEIAKNLQSFCEIIIEGSLLISSHDRKHFAFDVLFLLLQKLPASLVPVVLSNKVVQCLVDVLSTKNTWLFKVAQHFLKQLSDWVGDDDVRRVAVIVAIQKHSNGKFDRITRSKLVKDFMSQFKTEPGCMLFIQNLMNLFVDEGNAPEEPSDQSQTTDENSEIGSIEDKDSPRTNGNSDFLKSWVIESLPSILKFLKLDHEEKFRVQKEIMKFLAVQGLFTASLGSEVTSFELQEKFRWPKSSASNALCKMCIDQLQLLLANAQKGEGSRPLANRVEPNDLGSYFMKFFGTLCNIPSVSLFRSLDDVDQKAVKKLQAMEARLSREERSHDCSTDANRLHALRYLLIQLLLQVLLRPGEFSEAASELIICCKKAFSTSDLPESSGEDDVEVDDAPELMDVLVDTLLSLLPQSSAAMRSSIEQVFKYFCGDITDDGLMRMLRVIKKNLKPARHPDAASADDDDEDDDFINIEEEIDQAETGESDGQTDDSESVVEVEETDHGHSEASDDSDSGMDDDAMFRIDTYLAQMFKEKKNQAGGETAHSQLVLFKLRILSLLEIFLHENPGKPQVLMVYSNLAQAFVNPHTAEVSEQLGQRIWGILQKQIFKAKDYPRGDGVQLSTLESLLEKNLKLASKPFKRQKSASNPSKQSAAWNRQKMICSLAQTATFWILKIIDSRNFAESELERIAQIFGEVLVGYFDNKKSQIKSGFLKEIIRRRPWVGHAILGFILERCGSAKSDFRRVEALELVMEILKSLTSGNNDEQNASKKILKNSFDKLSRLMKELVTNMPSKPARRTEVLKFCVKALEILSKHNLTKNFVKTLAPDTQAALEVQLGEQFISLKKLEK, encoded by the exons ATGGGTAGTAGCAGTAAGAAAAGGAACTCTGCTTCAGAGGAACAAACCCTTGCCGCCGACGAATATCCCAAAATGCTCAATAAGAAACAGAAGAACACCACCACCGATGATGAtagccaacaacaacaaccttccGTCAAGCCcatggagaggaagaagaagcgcAAAGCCTTGGACAAAGGGAGGCGCCGAACCGCATCCCAACCCGACCCCAAACCTGTGCCTCCGTCCACGGATTCGCCTAGCACTAGTGGCGGCAGCGCTATGCCGGAGTTCCACATTGGCGTGTTCAAGGACCTCGCGGCGGCGTCCAAGTCGGCGAGGGAAGCCGCCGCGAAGCAAATGGTGACGGAGTTGAAGGCTGTTCAGAACGCTTATGATTCGCGCGAGAAGGAGAGTGGTGAGGGTGGATTGAAGTTGGAAGCGGAGAAAGACGATGGATTGGATAACTGTGCTCCGTCTGTGAGATACGCTGTTCGTAGGCTTATTCGCGGTGTTTCTTCGTCCAGAGAG TGTGCGCGACAAGGTTTTGCTTTAGGTTTAACTATTTTAGCTGGCACTGTTCATAACATTAATGTCGCGTCATTTCTCAAACTTGTAGTCAATTTGCTGGAAGTAACTTCATCAATGAAGGGTCAG GAAGCAAAAGATTGTCTGCTGGGGCGCTTATTTGCTTATGGTGCTCTGGCTCGATCAGGAAGACTCATACAGGAGTGGAATATGGATAAAAGCACTCCATACTTAAGAGAATTTATCAGTGTACTTATCTCTCTTGCAAATAAAAAGCGGTACTTGCAAGAGCCTGCCGTCTCAATAATTTTAGACTTGGTTGAAAAG ttACCTGTTGAAGCATTGATGAATCATGTTCTTGAAGCTCCTGGGCTCAAGGAGTGGTTTGAAGCTGCTATAGAAGTAGGAAATCCTGATGCTTTGTTCCTTGCTTTAAAAGTTAGAGAGAAGATTTCTATTGATAGCTCTGTATTTGGTAAACTGCTGCCGAATCCATTCAGCTCTAGCCAGCTTTTCTCTGCTGATCACTTGTCCTCCCTGAGTAATTGCTTGAAG GAATCAACATTTTGTCAGCCTCGCGTTCATAGTGTCTGGCCAGTTTTGATAAATATTCTGTTGCCAAATACTATTTTGCAATTAGAAGATGCAGCATCAGCTTCAAATTCATTAAAGAAACACAAAAAGAGTCGAAAATCTAGCTCCTCTGATGAAGAAATTGCGAAGAATCTTCAGTCTTTTtgtgaaataataattgaaggATCCCTTCTCATTTCATCTCATGACCGTAAGCACTTTGCTTTTGatgttctgtttcttcttctcCAAAAGCTGCCTGCATCTTTAGTTCCAGTTGTTCTGTCGAACAAAGTTGTTCAGTGCCTGGTGGATGTACTATCAACGAAGAACACATGGCTGTTTAAAGTAGCGCAGCATTTTCTGAAACAGCTGTCAGATTGGGTGGGGGATGATGATGTCAGAAGAGTTGCTGTTATAGTGGCTATTCAGAAGCACAGCAATGGAAAATTTGATCGTATAACACGATCAAAACTTGTTAAAGATTTTATGTCACAGTTCAAAACTGAGCCTGGTTGCATGCTTTTTATTCAGAACTTAATGAACCTCTTTGTGGATGAAGGTAATGCCCCTGAGGAACCTTCAGATCAGAGTCAAACTACAGATGAAAATTCTGAAATAGGATCTATTGAGGATAAGGATTCTCCTAGGACCAATGGGAATTCTGATTTTTTGAAGAGTTGGGTTATAGAATCCCTTCCcagtattttaaaattcttgAAGCTGGACCATGAAGAGAAGTTCCGAGTACAGAAAGAAATCATGAAGTTTCTGGCTGTTCAGGGTCTGTTCACTGCATCACTTGGCTCTGAGGTGACTTCGTTTGAGTTACAGGAGAAATTCAGGTGGCCAAAATCTTCCGCATCGAATGCTCTTTGTAAGATGTGTATAGACCAGCTACAATTGTTATTAGCAAATGCTCAGAAAGGGGAGGGTAGTCGTCCTTTGGCTAATCGCGTTGAGCCAAATGATCTTGGTTCTTACTTCATGAAATTCTTTGGCACCTTATGCAACATTCCTTCAGTTTCCCTCTTCCGGTCTTTAGATGATGTGGATCAAAAGGCAGTAAAAAAATTGCAGGCAATGGAAGCCAGATTATCCAGAGAG GAAAGGAGCCATGACTGTAGCACTGATGCTAATAGATTGCATGCACTGAGATACTTGCTTATCCAACTGCTTCTGCAAGTGCTTCTTCGTCCAGGGGAGTTCTCCGAAGCTGCATCTGAACTCATCATTTGCTGTAAGAAGGCCTTTTCAACTTCTGATCTTCCTGAGTCCTCAGGAGAAGATGATGTGGAGGTTGATGATGCCCCTGAATTGATGGACGTTCTTGTGGATACATTACTCTCTCTGCTTCCACAGTCATCAGCTGCTATGCGGTCTTCCATTGAACAG gtatttaaatatttttgtggtGATATCACTGATGATGGACTGATGCGGATGTTGCGGGTCattaagaaaaacttaaaacctgCAAGGCATCCAGATGCAGCAagtgcagatgatgatgatgaagatgatgacttTATCAATATTGAAGAAGAAATTGATCAAGCTGAGACAGGTGAGAGTGATGGGCAGACAGATGACTCCGAGTCAGTAGTTGAAGTGGAGGAGACTGATCATGGCCATTCCGAAGCTTCTGATGATTCTGATAGTGGGATGGATGATGATGCAATGTTCAGGATTGATACATATCTTGCCCAGATgtttaaagagaagaaaaatcaagcTGGAGGTGAAACTGCTCATTCCCAGCTTGTGCTGTTCAAACTTAGAATCCTTTCAttgttggaaattttccttcatgAAAATCCAG GTAAGCCTCAGGTTCTTATGGTTTACTCAAATTTGGCTCAGGCTTTTGTTAACCCTCATACAGCAGAAGTTAGTGAGCAGCTTGGACAGCGTATATGGGGAATATTGCAAAAGCAAATATTTAAAGCAAAGGATTATCCTAGGGGTGATGGAGTCCAGTTATCCACTCTTGAATCTCTGttggaaaaaaatttgaaactaGCTTCAAAACCATTTAAAAGACAGAAGTCTGCATCTAACCCTTCAAAGCAATCAGCTGCCTGGAACCGACAGAAAATGATTTGTTCCCTTGCCCAAACTGCGACCTTctggattttgaaaattattgatTCAAGAAATTTCGCAGAGTCTGAATTGGAGAGGATTGCTCAAATTTTCGGTGAAGTGTTGGTGGGGTATTTTGACAATAAGAAGTCTCAAATCAAATCTGggtttttgaaagaaataattcgAAGACGACCATGGGTTGGGCATGCTATACTTGGCTTCATTTTGGAGAGATGTGGAAGTGCCAAGTCAGACTTTCGACGAGTGGAAGCACTTGAGTTGGTAATGGAAATATTGAAGTCACTGACATCAGGAAATAATGATGAACAGAATGCATCGAAGAAGATTCTTAAGAACAGTTTTGATAAACTTTCTCGGCTGATGAAAGAATTGGTGACTAATATGCCAAGTAAACCGGCAAGGCGGACCGAAGTACTGAAGTTTTGTGTCAAGGCCTTGGAGATCTTGTCTAAGCACAATCTCACCAAGAATTTTGTTAAAACTTTGGCACCTGATACTCAAGCTGCCCTTGAGGTGCAACTTGGTGAGCAATTCATTAGTTTGAAGAAGCTGGAAAAATAA
- the LOC114376660 gene encoding uncharacterized protein LOC114376660, with protein sequence MELARHRVMENGVGEEMEGETSARVPLRERRVYPAHPSCLVRKRAYIFDGMGNFYHKDWDLADLFQKEEKESGVGEGRGNEFSWYHVELPKGNQKLSQSAQDLIGVFCPPLKLQDILSLVSNGPFCAHVDGALVFRVNSPGPPSSDFTFRIAARVTEHSVITVSLGRVPRLGFSRVGESLLSEIPSVESSYPSRGQQQERTVIKEHVLEFLLTMNHSEEADNPVPRSVSNLVVHIIDTHVDQIQDLVTKLEMELDSVELDLDKGGYALKKQMLDDRRFPKLHINLQRLLQVIAHGEQVYLRVKEKCSSKRWFASDDLNSLEELIGRLRRLKENVGFIVNRVTAIQAGLDSWQSEQINRKLYYLSFLSIIFLPLSIITGVFGMNVGGVPWTGQNTPELKEGFRNVMLLCVAMLFLVLLCFIFPALYTRIAAAWRNKRAMGRSWSLNRKSLLRRSLRIGEQERGGYLRI encoded by the exons ATGGAACTAGCTCGGCATAGAGTTATGGAGAATGGGGTAGGTGAGGAGATGGAGGGTGAAACTTCAGCACGGGTTCCCCTCAGGGAGCGCCGTGTCTACCCTGCTCATCCTTCATGCTTGGTGAGGAAGAGAGCTTATATATTTGATGGCATGGGGAACTTTTATCATAAGGATTGGGATCTAGCAGACCTTtttcaaaaagaagagaaggaatcgGGTGTAGGAGAAGGCCgaggaaatgagttttcttgGTACCACGTTGAATTACCGAAAGGAAATCAAAAGTTGTCACAATCTGCACAGGACCTGATTGGTGTTTTCTGCCCACCTTTGAAACTCCAAGACATTCTTTCACTTGTTAGCAATGGACCCTTTTGTGCTCATGTAGATGGGGCGCTTGTCTTCCGGGTTAATTCGCCTGGTCCTCCCTCCAGCGACTTCACATTTAGGATTGCTGCTAGAGTTACAGAACATTCAGTAATTACCGTTTCCTTGGGACGTGTTCCCAGGTTAGGCTTCTCACGTGTGGGTGAATCTCTACTTTCGGAGATTCCTAGTGTTGAAAGTTCCTATCCTTCAAGAGGTCAGCAGCAGGAAAGGACAGTGATCAAGGAGCATGTTCTTGAATTCTTATTGACTATGAATCACTCTGAGGAAGCTGACAACCCTGTGCCTAGATCTGTCTCAAATCTTGTAGTTCACATAATTGACACACATGTAGATCAGATTCAAGACCTTGTGACTAAGCTTGAGATGGAGTTGGACTCCGTGGAGCTTGACTTGGATAAAG GTGGTTATGCTTTGAAGAAACAAATGCTAGACGACAGAAGATTCCCCAAACTGCATATTAATTTGCAGCGTCTCTTGCAG GTGATTGCCCATGGAGAGCAAGTATATCTTCGGGTCAAAGAAAAATGCTCTTCAAAAAGATGGTTTGCCAGTGATGACCTTAACTCCCTTGAAGAACTAATTGGAAGGTTAAGGAGGCTGAAGGAGAATGTGGGGTTTATAGTAAATCGTGTCACAGCAATTCAGGCTGGTCTAGACAGCTGGCAGTCAGAGCAAATAAACAGGAAGCTGTACTATCTTTCGTTCCTTTCCATAATATTCCTCCCTTTGTCCATCATAACAGGAG TCTTTGGCATGAATGTTGGAGGAGTTCCATGGACAGGTCAAAATACCCCAGAGCTAAAAGAAGGTTTTCGTAATGTCATGTTACTGTGTGTTGCTATGTTATTTCTTGTACTACTCTGCTTCATTTTCCCGGCCCTTTATACCCGTATAGCGGCTGCCTGGCGAAATAAGAGAGCTATGGGAAGAAGCTGGTCACTGAACAGGAAGTCATTGCTCAGGAGATCATTAAGAATAGGAGAGCAGGAGCGAGGGGG
- the LOC114373057 gene encoding transcription factor GTE7-like, giving the protein MASAYRNEPNWPRHRSGGAGFMGKVPFSNPNPNPNSNPKLANGKKTQSASDDASSINRRSNDAATHSQYVTFNVASCTKKELNDFKNRLVSELEQIQKLRNQIGSSEFQPGQSLNGHPKKPSGKKISGNKRPLPSNSAKDLKRSHSEVGNLMKCCSQVLQKLIKHKHGWVFKAPVDVVGLKLHDYCDIIKQPMDLGTVKSNLSKNVYATPADFASDVRLTFNNALAYNPKGHDVYTMAEQLLARFEELYRPVHEKFEGSIVHDRESEEELQASSWSQVEPERVKKKENPIPPAKLHKEPPPQHPASSSNPPLVQSPVRTPSPMRAPPVKPLKQPKPKAKDPNKRDMSLEEKHKLGLGLQSLPPEKMEQVVQIIRRRNGHLKQDGDEIELDIEAVDTETLWELDRLVTNYKKMVSKIKRQALMGNIDNNNNDVQSNKGNGELPSSEKVDGGPVEVKKPKKVEAGDEDIDIGDEMPTSMFPPVEIEKDKDVVGGHASSSSSSSGSSSSDSSSSSDSDSGSSSGSDSEADNGHS; this is encoded by the exons ATGGCTTCCGCCTACCGGAACGAACCTAATTGGCCACGGCATAGAAGCGGTGGAGCTGGATTCATGGGAAAAGTACCTTtctctaaccctaaccctaaccctaattcTAACCCTAAATTAGCGAATGGCAAGAAGACCCAATCGGCGTCCGATGATGCTTCCTCTATCAACCGGAGATCGAACGACGCCGCAACTCACTCCCAGTATGTGACCTTCAACGTCGCTTCGTGCACCAAGAAGGAGCTCAACGACTTCAAGAATCGCCTCGTCTCGGAGCTCGAACAAATTCAGAAGCTAAGGAATCAAATCGGGTCCAGCGAGTTTCAACCCGGGCAGAGCCTCAACGGACATCCAAAGAAACCGTCAGGCAAGAAAATTTCCGGCAACAAGCGACCCTTGCCATCTAATTCCGCAAAGGATTTGAAACGGTCGCATTCGGAGGTTGGAAACTTGATGAAGTGTTGCTCGCAAGTTTTGCAGAAGCTGATCAAACACAAACATGGGTGGGTCTTCAAAGCCCCCGTCGATGTAGTTGGACTGAAACTCCACGATTACTGCGATATAATTAAGCAGCCCATGGATCTGGGTACTGTGAAGTCCAATCTCTCTAAGAACGTGTACGCCACGCCTGCAGATTTCGCCTCTGATGTGAGATTGACGTTCAACAATGCACTGGCTTATAACCCTAAGGGTCACGACGTGTACACCATGGCGGAACAGCTTCTGGCTAGGTTTGAGGAACTATATCGACCGGTGCATGAGAAATTCGAAGGTAGCATAGTTCATGATCGCGAATCTGAGGAGGAATTGCAAGCCAGTTCGTGGAGCCAAGTTGAGCCAGAGAGGGTGAAGAAAAAGGAGAATCCGATCCCTCctgcaaaattgcataaagAACCTCCACCGCAGCACCCTGCAAGTTCTTCAAATCCTCCATTGGTGCAGTCTCCGGTGCGCACACCATCCCCAATGCGAGCTCCTCCTGTGAAGCCTTTGAAGCAACCAAAGCCGAAGGCTAAGGACCCCAACAAGAGGGATATGAGTCTTGAAGAGAAACACAAgttggggttagggttgcagAGTTTGCCGCCAGAGAAAATGGAACAGGTGGTGCAGATCATAAGGAGGAGGAATGGACATTTGAAGCAGGATGGGGATGAGATCGAGCTAGACATTGAGGCTGTTGACACAGAGACACTTTGGGAACTTGATCGATTGGTGACTAATTACAAGAAGATGGTTAGCAAGATTAAGAGGCAGGCATTGATGGGCAACattgacaacaacaacaacgatgTGCAGTCTAACAAAGGCAACGGG GAATTGCCTTCTAGCGAGAAGGTTGATGGGGGGCCAGTTGAAGTGAAGAAGCCAAAGAAAGTAGAAGCAGGGGACGAGGATATTGACATTGGGGATGAGATGCCAACGAGTATGTTCCCCCCTGTGGAGATTGAGAAAGATAAAGATGTTGTTGGAGGCCATGCAAGTAGTAGTTCTAGTAGCTCTGGCAGTTCAAGCAGTGATTCGTCTTCGTCAAGCG ATTCGGATTCGGGGAGTTCCTCAGGGAGTGATTCTGAAGCAGACAACGGGCACTCGTAG